A genomic region of Phragmites australis chromosome 2, lpPhrAust1.1, whole genome shotgun sequence contains the following coding sequences:
- the LOC133910001 gene encoding protein MIZU-KUSSEI 1-like: MRTIMARSPHESSFSFSRRNFKWPVLGKSSRHGATDGGDEGFAKGSEADDEDEAAMAFSSSCPSFHSEDFVSPPPPKPLKQRKEKGRTAVSRLRTALAAAIAGRHRQVGLGARLTGTLYGHRRGHVHLAFQVDPRACPALLLELAAPTASLVREMASGLVRIALECDRAKGAFPSAAATAGSHGTGAGRKLLEEKVWRAYCNSKGCGYAVRRECGAADWRVLRSLEPVSMGAGVIPAACGGGEGDVMYMRARFERVVGSRDSEAFYMMNPDSSTGNNGGPELSIYLLRV, encoded by the coding sequence ATGAGGACCATCATGGCGAGGAGCCCCCATGAGtcatccttctccttctcccggAGGAACTTCAAGTGGCCGGTTCTTGGCAAGAGCAGCAGACACGGCGCCACGGATGGCGGGGATGAAGGCTTCGCCAAGGGCTCGGAggccgacgacgaggatgaggcGGCCATGGCATTCTCCTCCAGCTGCCCGTCGTTCCACTCGGAGGACTTCgtgtccccgccgccgcccaagCCGCTGAAGCAGCGCAAGGAGAAGGGCCGCACGGCGGTCTCGCGGCTGCGCACGGCGCTGGCAGCAGCCATTGCCGGCCGGCACCGGCAGGTCGGGCTCGGCGCGCGGCTCACAGGCACGCTCTACGGCCACCGCCGCGGCCACGTCCACCTCGCGTTCCAGGTCGACCCGCGCGCGTGCCCTGCGCTGCTGCTGGAGCTGGCCGCGCCCACGGCGTCGCTGGTGCGCGAGATGGCCTCCGGCCTCGTTCGCATCGCGCTGGAGTGCGACCGCGCCAAGGGCGCCTTCCCGAGCGCCGCGGCCACGGCCGGCTCTCACGGCACAGGCGCGGGCAGGAAGCTGCTGGAGGAGAAGGTGTGGCGCGCGTACTGCAACAGCAAGGGCTGCGGGTACGCCGTGCGGCGCGAGTGCGGCGCCGCGGACTGGCGGGTGCTGCGCTCGCTGGAGCCCGTGTCCATGGGCGCGGGAGTCATACCGGcggcgtgcggcggcggcgagggggacGTCATGTACATGCGCGCGCGCTTCGAGCGCGTCGTGGGCTCCCGCGACTCGGAGGCGTTCTACATGATGAACCCGGACAGCAGCACCGGCAACAATGGCGGCCCGGAGCTTAGCATCTACCTCCTTAGAGTTTGA
- the LOC133908366 gene encoding single-stranded DNA-binding protein, mitochondrial-like, which yields SPPLRSACTHGVLYLLLARRIPSSPLRSFSSSSSPSFKESDAEPDPKPEREQPPADQDDQQTPNRPRPPNTTRPLENGLDPGIYKAIMVGKVGREPIQKRMRNGRTVVLFSLGTGGIRNNRRPLDREEPHQYADRCSVQWHRVFVYPDRLGTLALNHVKTGSVLYLEGNLETKVFSDPITGLVRHIREIAVRRNGRLLFLGIDCDAPKLGEVKGVGYF from the exons TCCCCTCCTCTCCGCTCAGCGTGCACCCATGGCGTCCTCTACCTCCTCCTCGCCCGACGCATCCCCTCGTCTCCCCTCCGCTCCTTCTCCTCGTCCTCTTCCCCCTCTTTTAAAGAATCCGACGCGGAGCCCGACCCCAAGCCGGAGCGCGAGCAGCCCCCCGCGGATCAGGATGACCAGCAGACCCCCaaccgcccgcgcccgcccaaCACGACCCGCCCCCTCGAGAACGGCCTCGACCCCGGCATCTACAAG GCGATAATGGTGGGGAAGGTGGGGCGGGAGCCAATTCAGAAGCGTATGCGGAACGGGAGGACGGTCGTGCTCTTCTCGCTCGGCACCGGCGGCATCCGCAACAACCGTCGCCCGCTGGACCGCGAGGAGCCGCACCAGTACGCTGACCGGTGCTCCGTGCAGTGGCACCGCGTCTTCGTCTACCCGGATCGCCTCGGCACCCTCGCGCTCAACCACGTCAAGACCGG CTCTGTTCTCTATTTGGAAGGAAATCTTGAGACAAAAGTGTTCTCTGACCCTATTACTGGGCTGGTCAGACACATAAGAGAAATAGCTGTGCGCAGAAATG GTCGTCTCTTGTTTCTTGGTATTGACTGTGATGCTCCCAAGTTAGGCGAAGTCAAGGGCGTTGGGTACTTCTGA